The Papaver somniferum cultivar HN1 chromosome 3, ASM357369v1, whole genome shotgun sequence genome includes a region encoding these proteins:
- the LOC113359988 gene encoding uncharacterized protein LOC113359988, which produces MGYTMFCCDGASFGNPGAAGFGVVMRNHLCQVIGILSGGICITTNFVAENYAVLCAAELAGEWELQNIIISSDFKTVIEGFLKGQVPWFIRMRWQKAVKKISSIVFQHGFREVNFSADAAAKKGACLAAGKRQLTIGRPNFLIRLEMPGVEYFRFCLDNGPL; this is translated from the coding sequence ATGGGGTATACCATGTTTTGCTGTGATGGAGCATCTTTTGGTAATCCTGGAGCAGCAGGTTTTGGAGTGGTGATGAGAAATCACTTATGTCAGGTGATTGGAATATTATCAGGAGGAATATGCATTACaactaattttgttgcagaaaatTATGCAGTCTTATGTGCAGCAGAGCTGGCAGGTGAATGGGAGCTTCAAAACATAATCATAAGTTCAGATTTTAAAACAGTTATTGAAGGATTTCTGAAGGGGCAGGTTCCATGGTTTATAAGGATGAGATGGCAGAAAGCAGTTAAAAAGATATCCTCCATAGTTTTTCAACACGGCTTCAGAGAAGTCAATTTCTCTGCTGATGCAGCTGCAAAAAAAGGAGCTTGCTTGGCAGCAGGTAAAAGGCAGTTAACCATTGGAAGACCAAATTTCTTAATCAGACTGGAGATGCCAGGAGTGGAATACTTCAGGTTCTGTTTAGATAATGGGCCtttgtaa